One Rosettibacter firmus genomic window carries:
- a CDS encoding galactokinase yields MADLYSIEKKFKELFNETPLLLRSPGRINLIGEHTDYNMGFVLPGAIDRAIYFAITPRNDKLCKIYAYDLNDNYEFSVNEIQHSEKGWPNYLIGIVDQLNQLGYNINGFNLVFGGDIPIGAGLSSSAALEAGLAYALNSIYDLKISKLDLVKLSQKSENEFVGVKCGIMDQYINIFGEQNKLLKIDCRTLEYEYEPFEFNNIAIVLFNTGVSHSLASSEYNLRRKECKVGVEIVRKDFPEINSLRDVSLEILNEYKNKMTNKIFNRCKYVIEENDRLLKACDALKKKDLTTLGNLLYQTHEGLSKDYEVSCEELDYLVDLTKEHSSIYGARMMGGGFGGCTINLIEKDAVDYVCNLFSKKYKEKFGIELKYYVTSISNGTNFQNIYENEKLRTK; encoded by the coding sequence ATGGCTGATCTATATTCGATAGAAAAAAAATTTAAAGAACTATTTAATGAAACACCTCTATTGCTTCGTTCACCTGGAAGAATTAATCTAATTGGTGAACATACTGATTATAACATGGGATTTGTTTTGCCTGGTGCTATCGATAGAGCTATTTATTTTGCTATCACACCTCGAAATGACAAACTATGTAAAATTTATGCTTATGATCTAAATGATAATTATGAATTTTCTGTTAATGAAATTCAACATTCAGAAAAAGGTTGGCCTAATTATTTAATTGGTATTGTAGATCAATTAAATCAACTTGGCTATAACATTAATGGTTTTAATTTGGTTTTTGGCGGCGATATTCCTATCGGAGCAGGATTATCTTCATCTGCTGCATTGGAAGCTGGTCTTGCATATGCATTAAACTCAATTTATGACCTGAAAATTTCTAAGTTAGATCTCGTTAAACTTTCTCAAAAATCTGAGAATGAGTTCGTTGGCGTTAAATGCGGTATTATGGATCAGTACATAAATATTTTTGGTGAACAAAATAAATTACTAAAAATTGACTGTCGAACTCTTGAATATGAATATGAACCATTTGAATTCAACAACATAGCAATTGTGCTATTTAATACAGGTGTTTCTCATTCACTTGCTTCTTCTGAATATAATTTAAGAAGAAAAGAATGTAAAGTAGGTGTCGAGATTGTTCGAAAAGATTTTCCAGAAATTAATAGTCTGCGTGATGTTTCACTTGAGATTTTGAATGAATATAAAAATAAAATGACAAATAAAATTTTTAATCGATGTAAATATGTGATCGAAGAAAACGATAGATTATTAAAAGCATGTGATGCATTAAAGAAAAAAGATCTTACTACTTTAGGAAATTTATTGTATCAAACACATGAAGGTTTAAGTAAAGATTATGAAGTTAGTTGCGAAGAACTTGATTACCTTGTTGATCTAACAAAAGAACATTCAAGTATTTATGGTGCAAGAATGATGGGTGGTGGATTTGGTGGTTGCACAATTAATCTAATTGAAAAGGATGCTGTTGATTATGTGTGTAATTTATTTTCTAAAAAATACAAAGAAAAATTTGGCATTGAATTAAAATATTATGTCACTTCAATAAGTAATGGAACAAATTTTCAAAACATTTATGAAAATGAAAAACTCAGAACTAAATAA
- a CDS encoding UDP-glucose--hexose-1-phosphate uridylyltransferase has product MKNSELNNYPHRRKNILTGEWILVSPHRTQRPWQGEVSKVENETRPQYDPECYLCPGNKRANGEVNPNYESTFVFTNDFSALLDNIPENKTNGLLTAKSEKGICRVVNFSPRHDLTLAEMTEQEIEKVIETWIDEFKNLSSKPFIKYVQIFENKGTMMGNSNPHPHCQIWAQENIPMEPSKELKNFRKYYKKYKRSLLSDYLKLELKLNERIVYENNSFVVLVPFWAVWPYETIIISRRKIANITQLKNEEKKDFANALKIITTKYDNLFKTSFPYSSGIHQAPTDGKDYKEWHFHMHFYPPLLRSATIRKFMVGYEMLAEPQRDITPEQSAKILMGLPTIHYKGELK; this is encoded by the coding sequence ATGAAAAACTCAGAACTAAATAATTATCCACATAGAAGAAAAAATATTTTAACAGGCGAATGGATACTCGTTTCTCCTCATAGAACACAAAGACCATGGCAGGGAGAAGTATCGAAAGTTGAAAATGAAACTCGACCTCAATACGATCCTGAATGTTATCTGTGTCCAGGTAATAAAAGAGCAAATGGTGAAGTAAATCCCAATTATGAAAGTACTTTTGTTTTTACAAATGATTTTTCTGCTCTGCTGGATAATATACCAGAAAATAAAACAAATGGATTACTAACTGCTAAAAGCGAAAAAGGTATTTGTCGAGTTGTAAATTTTTCACCTCGTCACGATTTGACTTTGGCAGAAATGACAGAACAGGAAATTGAAAAAGTGATTGAAACCTGGATTGATGAATTTAAAAATCTGAGCTCTAAACCTTTTATAAAGTACGTTCAGATTTTTGAAAATAAAGGAACAATGATGGGTAATAGTAATCCACATCCACATTGTCAAATCTGGGCACAAGAAAATATACCAATGGAACCATCTAAAGAATTAAAAAATTTCAGAAAGTATTACAAGAAATATAAACGAAGTTTGCTTTCAGACTATCTGAAATTAGAACTAAAATTGAACGAACGAATTGTTTATGAAAATAATTCTTTTGTTGTACTCGTGCCTTTCTGGGCAGTTTGGCCTTATGAAACAATAATTATTTCTCGAAGAAAAATTGCTAACATTACTCAATTAAAAAATGAAGAAAAAAAAGATTTTGCTAATGCATTGAAAATTATAACGACTAAATATGATAACTTATTTAAAACAAGTTTCCCATATTCATCAGGTATACATCAAGCACCAACAGATGGTAAGGATTATAAAGAATGGCATTTCCATATGCATTTCTATCCACCTTTATTAAGATCTGCAACAATAAGAAAATTTATGGTCGGTTACGAAATGCTTGCAGAACCTCAAAGAGATATTACACCAGAACAGAGTGCTAAAATTTTAATGGGTTTACCTACTATACATTATAAAGGGGAATTAAAATGA
- a CDS encoding glycoside hydrolase family 2 TIM barrel-domain containing protein encodes MNAKRIITSFFIFMIFAFSNIYSQLDFDINRYIENPEVFGENKEEPAAILIPYQNFEKALQREVDKSSYYLSLNGNWKFDWKINPALAPKDFYKKEFNDKTWKEIPVPSNWQMLGYDHQMYRNIPMEFYPYNPPYVPDDINPTGFYRKKFKIPSNWKERKIYIHFDGVQSAAFVWLNGKYIGYHEDGMTPAEFDITDKIEKGENILAVMVLRWCDGSYLEDQDMFRFSGIYRNVYLYSKPQIMIRDLFIKTDLDENYVNANLILDFTLKNYTGKSSQVKIKYTLLDKENNKVHSYTSDVIDVNDKINTSITQKINNPQKWSDEHPYLYKLIVELIDKNENVIEIISQRVGFRELEVKNGIAMMNGMPIYFRGTNRHEISPTAGKTLTKELMIEDIKLLKQFNFNSVRTSHYPNDPLWYELCDEYGILLQDEVNAECHYTENEFPSRSEYFNAFMDRFIRMVQRDKNHPSVVMWSTGNECGLDKPHYAMADYIRKFDPTRFLMHQSNWPDGEAPYVDIIGPRYPTPTRLRQIGLTATKPVVMGEYAHAMGNSLGNFDEFWEIIYSIPKLQGGFVWDWVDQGLKVKAKFVKDYSKNDIQCAVMGNPELVKGVEDNAIKLSGLDDWIEVYDDERLDIRDKNLFIELTVFPQKFYQENSLITKGYQFGIKQIKEDSLSFYINSYRNSLKIKLPDDWYNKWHKVKAIYDGKEMSIIIDEKVLGKKEYSREINSLHYPVNIGRDSYRNDDQHLGWLSNYIFDEVKLSDKINGEPILWIKFDEIKEGQDYYTYGISPFCINGMVTADRKPQPELWQAKHSMSPVRFYSVNLSERKFKVVNKNSFTNLNYYDFEWLLYKDGVLESSGKFDINLLPQQEKEITLPIPKNLDNNSEYVLEISCKQKYDEPFKPKGFEINFEQFVLNKKELQVHNKKIDNAKIIEEDSIAYSIKINENTYQINKRSGDLKLIRKNNPIILSMTANVWRPPISNEKVDWGKAEAEDWYRMGLNEIKNEVEEIKIDTINSMIKVKLNTTFSRTSDIVINEFTYKFNERGEVDVKHLMIPLGYFNVNWLPCIGLKIHVPDNYKNLTWYGRGPIENYPDRKTGAKLGIHKINIDSLMNPYIEPQEYGNYSDVRWFELKNASGEGISIIAKKPLHFSVVPYYNLDRSRYTFQLKKDDYLVVRLNYNITGVGDTPNPAMPQYRVYPEIYYSSFTLIPIY; translated from the coding sequence ATGAATGCAAAAAGAATAATTACTTCATTTTTCATCTTCATGATTTTTGCTTTTAGTAATATTTATTCTCAATTAGATTTTGATATTAATAGATATATAGAAAATCCAGAAGTCTTTGGAGAAAACAAAGAAGAACCAGCTGCAATTTTAATTCCTTACCAAAATTTTGAAAAAGCTTTACAAAGAGAAGTTGATAAATCAAGTTATTATTTATCTCTTAATGGAAACTGGAAGTTTGATTGGAAAATTAATCCAGCACTTGCACCAAAAGATTTTTATAAAAAAGAATTTAATGATAAAACATGGAAGGAAATTCCAGTACCATCTAACTGGCAGATGTTAGGATATGATCATCAAATGTATCGAAATATACCAATGGAATTTTATCCATACAATCCTCCTTATGTACCTGATGATATAAATCCCACTGGATTTTATAGGAAAAAATTTAAAATACCTTCTAACTGGAAAGAAAGAAAAATCTACATCCACTTTGATGGTGTACAATCAGCAGCATTTGTTTGGTTAAATGGAAAATATATTGGATATCATGAAGATGGAATGACACCTGCAGAGTTTGATATTACAGATAAAATTGAAAAAGGAGAAAATATACTTGCAGTAATGGTATTAAGATGGTGTGATGGTTCTTATTTAGAAGATCAGGATATGTTTAGATTCTCGGGTATTTATCGAAATGTTTATCTTTATTCAAAACCGCAAATAATGATAAGAGATTTGTTTATTAAAACAGATTTAGATGAAAATTATGTTAATGCAAATTTAATTTTAGATTTTACATTGAAAAATTATACAGGGAAATCAAGTCAAGTAAAAATCAAATACACATTACTGGATAAAGAAAATAATAAAGTACATTCATATACTTCTGATGTTATTGATGTGAATGATAAAATTAATACATCAATCACACAAAAAATTAATAATCCTCAAAAATGGTCAGATGAACATCCATATCTTTATAAATTAATTGTTGAATTAATAGATAAGAATGAAAATGTTATTGAAATTATTTCTCAAAGAGTTGGATTTAGAGAACTTGAAGTGAAAAATGGTATTGCAATGATGAATGGGATGCCAATTTATTTTAGGGGTACCAACCGTCACGAAATTAGTCCAACCGCAGGTAAAACTCTAACAAAAGAATTAATGATTGAAGATATAAAATTATTAAAGCAATTTAACTTTAATTCTGTTAGAACGAGCCATTATCCAAACGATCCATTATGGTATGAACTGTGTGATGAATATGGTATTCTACTTCAGGATGAAGTAAATGCTGAATGCCATTATACAGAAAATGAATTTCCTTCACGAAGTGAATACTTTAATGCTTTTATGGATAGATTTATAAGAATGGTTCAGAGAGATAAAAATCATCCAAGTGTAGTTATGTGGAGTACTGGAAATGAATGTGGACTTGATAAACCGCATTATGCAATGGCAGATTATATCAGAAAATTTGATCCAACAAGATTTTTAATGCATCAATCTAACTGGCCAGATGGCGAAGCACCTTATGTTGATATAATTGGTCCACGTTATCCTACTCCAACAAGATTAAGACAAATTGGATTAACTGCAACAAAACCTGTCGTTATGGGTGAATATGCACATGCAATGGGAAATAGTCTTGGCAATTTTGATGAATTCTGGGAAATAATTTATTCAATCCCAAAACTTCAGGGTGGATTTGTATGGGATTGGGTTGATCAGGGATTAAAAGTGAAAGCAAAATTTGTGAAAGATTATTCTAAAAATGATATTCAATGTGCTGTAATGGGGAATCCAGAATTAGTGAAAGGTGTGGAAGATAATGCAATTAAATTAAGTGGACTTGATGATTGGATAGAAGTTTATGATGACGAACGACTTGATATTAGAGATAAAAATTTATTTATAGAATTAACAGTGTTTCCACAAAAGTTTTATCAAGAAAATTCTCTAATTACTAAAGGTTATCAGTTTGGTATAAAACAAATTAAAGAAGATTCTTTGAGTTTCTACATCAATTCATATAGAAATAGTTTGAAAATTAAATTACCAGATGATTGGTACAATAAATGGCACAAAGTAAAAGCAATTTATGATGGTAAAGAAATGTCAATCATAATTGATGAGAAAGTATTAGGTAAAAAAGAATATAGTAGAGAAATAAACTCGTTACACTATCCAGTTAATATTGGGAGAGATTCATATCGTAATGATGATCAGCATTTAGGATGGTTGTCAAATTATATATTCGATGAAGTAAAATTATCCGATAAAATTAATGGCGAGCCTATCTTGTGGATAAAATTTGATGAGATTAAAGAAGGTCAGGATTACTACACATATGGAATAAGTCCTTTCTGTATAAATGGAATGGTTACTGCAGATAGAAAACCACAACCAGAACTTTGGCAGGCTAAACACAGCATGTCACCAGTGAGATTTTATTCTGTTAATCTTTCAGAAAGAAAATTCAAAGTTGTAAATAAAAATTCATTTACAAATCTTAATTACTATGACTTTGAATGGCTGTTGTATAAAGATGGAGTACTTGAATCATCAGGAAAATTCGACATAAACTTATTACCACAACAAGAAAAAGAAATAACATTGCCCATTCCTAAAAATTTAGATAATAATTCTGAATATGTTTTAGAAATATCATGTAAGCAGAAATACGACGAACCATTCAAGCCAAAAGGTTTTGAAATTAATTTTGAACAGTTTGTACTTAATAAAAAAGAGTTACAAGTTCATAACAAAAAAATAGATAATGCAAAAATTATTGAAGAGGATTCAATAGCATATTCTATAAAAATTAATGAAAACACATATCAAATAAACAAACGAAGTGGTGACCTGAAATTAATTCGTAAAAATAACCCAATTATTTTGTCGATGACTGCTAATGTATGGCGTCCACCAATATCAAATGAAAAAGTAGATTGGGGTAAAGCAGAAGCAGAAGATTGGTATAGAATGGGATTGAATGAAATTAAAAATGAAGTAGAGGAAATCAAAATAGATACGATTAATTCAATGATCAAAGTAAAATTAAACACTACTTTTTCTCGAACAAGTGATATTGTTATAAACGAGTTTACTTATAAATTTAACGAAAGAGGAGAAGTAGATGTTAAGCACTTAATGATTCCACTTGGATATTTTAATGTAAACTGGTTACCATGTATTGGATTAAAGATACATGTTCCTGATAATTATAAAAATCTTACATGGTATGGAAGAGGCCCAATAGAAAATTATCCTGATAGAAAAACAGGTGCAAAGTTAGGAATACATAAGATTAATATAGATTCGTTAATGAATCCATATATAGAACCTCAAGAATATGGAAATTATTCTGATGTAAGATGGTTTGAATTAAAGAATGCTTCAGGTGAAGGAATAAGCATAATAGCTAAAAAGCCTTTGCATTTTTCTGTAGTTCCTTATTATAATCTTGATAGATCCAGATATACTTTTCAACTAAAGAAAGATGATTATTTAGTAGTTCGACTTAATTATAATATTACAGGTGTTGGAGATACACCAAATCCAGCAATGCCGCAATATAGGGTTTATCCAGAAATTTATTATAGTTCATTTACTCTAATTCCAATTTATTAA
- a CDS encoding peptidylprolyl isomerase, with product MKSISYKILITRILITVLISQFIFICNKNIYGFNDTLAIINKKVITVNDFISFYKDKLIRYGLNDTYDLRLKYLLNLVSDELLIAEAKSQNLHKTDKAIKELKRIQTQELLNAYVTKHISNKINVTENDLKDLFIKLNTKIKVRHLFARTKDKADSLFKELQNGKSFEQLAKENFNDPVLKENGGLLGYISIDEVDPEFESVAFSMKIGEVSKPVKTVYGYSIIKVEDIKQNPFTTEYEFLKSKEKLKMFARKRAFEKAAKEYSQILRENLNTKFNHKLLSKYFLNFQNDSLNLIVEQPSNISTNDLNKIVVTSKLENWSLKKLINELNNVPEKQKKWIHTQENLEDFIAGLINRKYIIKQAEKEKLNENPDYKQKVDYNFDTYLLTEIENKLKSNITISTDSIKVYYEKNKDLFKTKPQVRLSSILLNDSTLVDTILSNLKKGVQFDLLAKKYSIQKITAERGGDIGYFTKEELYEYGDKIFSMNVGEWIGPLINDGKFLFLKCTDKKGSEIIPFEQAYREIEEMLKNFRWFKLRNEYVESLKNKFSYKINKDKLKYLKINNNI from the coding sequence ATGAAAAGTATCTCATATAAAATACTAATTACAAGAATATTAATTACTGTACTTATTTCGCAATTTATTTTTATATGTAATAAAAATATTTATGGCTTTAATGATACACTTGCTATTATTAATAAAAAAGTAATAACAGTTAATGACTTTATAAGCTTTTATAAAGATAAATTGATTCGTTATGGTCTTAATGATACTTATGACTTGAGATTAAAATATTTATTAAATCTCGTGAGTGATGAGTTATTAATTGCTGAAGCAAAATCACAAAACTTACACAAAACAGATAAAGCTATAAAAGAATTAAAACGAATTCAAACTCAGGAATTACTTAATGCTTATGTTACAAAACATATTTCAAATAAAATTAATGTAACAGAAAATGACCTGAAAGATTTATTTATAAAATTAAATACAAAAATTAAAGTACGACATCTATTTGCTCGAACAAAAGATAAAGCTGATTCCTTGTTTAAAGAACTTCAAAATGGAAAAAGTTTTGAACAATTAGCAAAAGAAAATTTCAATGATCCAGTTCTTAAAGAGAATGGTGGTCTTCTGGGTTATATATCCATAGATGAAGTGGATCCAGAATTTGAATCAGTTGCATTTTCTATGAAAATTGGAGAAGTGTCAAAACCTGTTAAAACTGTTTATGGATATAGTATTATAAAAGTTGAAGATATTAAACAAAATCCTTTTACAACCGAGTATGAATTTTTGAAATCGAAAGAAAAATTAAAAATGTTTGCTCGCAAACGTGCTTTCGAAAAAGCTGCTAAAGAATATTCTCAAATACTACGTGAAAATTTAAATACGAAGTTTAATCATAAATTGTTGTCAAAATATTTCCTGAACTTTCAAAATGATTCTTTGAATTTGATAGTAGAACAACCATCAAATATTTCAACAAATGATTTAAATAAAATTGTGGTTACATCCAAACTCGAAAATTGGAGCTTGAAAAAATTAATTAATGAATTAAATAATGTACCAGAAAAGCAAAAAAAATGGATTCATACTCAAGAAAACCTTGAAGATTTTATTGCTGGTTTAATAAATAGAAAATACATTATTAAACAGGCAGAAAAAGAAAAGCTCAATGAAAATCCTGATTATAAACAAAAAGTAGATTATAATTTTGATACTTATTTGTTAACAGAAATAGAAAATAAATTAAAAAGTAATATCACTATCTCTACAGATTCAATAAAAGTTTATTACGAAAAAAATAAAGACCTTTTCAAAACTAAACCACAAGTAAGATTAAGTAGTATTTTATTGAATGACTCTACTTTAGTGGATACAATTCTAAGTAACTTAAAAAAAGGAGTACAATTCGATTTACTTGCTAAAAAATACTCTATACAAAAAATAACAGCAGAGCGAGGAGGTGATATAGGTTATTTTACAAAAGAAGAATTATATGAATATGGTGATAAAATATTTTCAATGAATGTTGGTGAATGGATTGGTCCATTAATTAACGATGGAAAATTTTTATTCCTGAAGTGTACAGATAAAAAAGGTTCTGAAATAATTCCGTTTGAACAGGCTTATCGTGAAATAGAAGAAATGCTAAAAAACTTCAGGTGGTTTAAGTTAAGAAATGAATATGTAGAATCATTAAAAAATAAGTTTAGTTATAAAATAAATAAAGATAAACTGAAGTACTTAAAAATTAATAACAACATTTAA
- a CDS encoding TonB-dependent receptor gives MKTKIIAFVIVFFPYILYSQSTGKIAGKVIDASTGEPIVGANIIVEGTNYGAATDIEGEYVIVKVPSGNYNVIASYIGYAKTITKNVQVYADLTTNLNFKLTPTTVTLNQEIVVVAQTPLVKKDLTATESRVTSEEIRQLPLQDLSRLISLQAGVSRDQSGGIHIRGGRSSEVSYLLNGISITDDFTRTQALTIETESVQELQVISGSFNAEYGNAMSGVVNIITKTGGSKFQSNFEVWTGDYLSNHKDIFWNIEKINPVSNYNFQGSAGGPILKDNLRYFVSLRRYHNGGYIYGINKYNPQGRYKFVDGQLVPNPGDSSFVSMNWNDRWSGQGTLDWNISEGFKLKIDAFGSLEKSRFYNHIYRLNPNGDMGGTSKGYSLFANLTHLIYTNTYQELSFAYKFNEFISRLYDDPYDSRYVHPDSMNVPGYHFLRAGTNLNRFQRNTESFIIKWSFTSQLDKINLAKIGAELQFDKLFYENITLIPEVLPNGQQVVPFRPYIQGIESPQHDRFNRNPFKFSAFIQDKIEFESLIINVGLRYDLFNPNGKIPVDPSDPNIFNPFKLEHIYKDLNNDGKIGLDEQREDNKFTLAEKEAFWYKKASIKSQLSPRVGIAYPITDKGIIRFSYGIFQQIPEYSQLYLGDQFKLTSAQGIQGPFGNNDLKPQKTTIYELGLQQQFFEDFALDVTAFYRDIRDWISSSQPIPTFLAGISYSQRINRDFANVRGITLAINKRFTNNYSFGVDYTFQIAEGTNSSPDQEFFSQLNGAEPTKILSPLDWDQTHTFNANLYVGDVDWGLSLIFNFYTGQPYTPTYIAGAYTGRNVLSGLAQNSRRKPSIARLDLELHKNFNFSFLDIQLFLKVFNLLDAKNPVIVFGDTGKPDFTIEELQVRDYDPGWFDYPNFYSEPRNIYIGTKIYLK, from the coding sequence ATGAAAACAAAAATTATAGCATTCGTAATAGTTTTCTTTCCATACATTTTGTATTCACAAAGTACTGGTAAAATTGCTGGGAAAGTAATTGACGCCAGCACTGGCGAACCAATTGTAGGAGCAAATATAATAGTCGAAGGAACTAATTATGGTGCTGCTACAGATATTGAAGGCGAATATGTAATTGTAAAAGTTCCTTCAGGTAATTACAATGTAATAGCTTCATACATTGGATATGCAAAAACAATAACAAAAAATGTTCAGGTATATGCTGATTTAACGACTAACCTGAATTTCAAATTAACTCCTACTACAGTAACTCTTAATCAGGAAATTGTTGTGGTTGCTCAAACTCCATTGGTAAAAAAAGATTTAACAGCAACCGAATCAAGAGTTACATCGGAAGAAATTAGACAATTACCACTTCAAGATCTTAGCAGACTTATCAGTTTACAGGCAGGAGTAAGTAGAGATCAAAGTGGTGGCATTCATATAAGAGGTGGAAGAAGTAGTGAAGTCTCTTATTTATTAAATGGAATAAGCATCACCGATGATTTTACAAGAACGCAAGCATTAACAATAGAAACTGAATCAGTTCAGGAACTTCAAGTAATAAGTGGTTCATTTAATGCTGAATATGGTAATGCAATGAGTGGTGTTGTGAACATAATTACCAAAACTGGGGGATCTAAATTTCAGAGTAATTTTGAAGTATGGACTGGTGATTATTTGAGTAATCATAAAGATATTTTCTGGAATATAGAAAAGATTAATCCAGTCTCTAACTATAATTTTCAGGGTTCTGCTGGTGGACCAATTTTAAAAGATAATTTAAGATATTTTGTTTCTCTAAGAAGATACCATAATGGTGGTTATATTTATGGAATTAACAAATATAATCCACAGGGAAGATATAAATTTGTTGATGGTCAATTAGTCCCAAATCCTGGTGATAGTTCATTTGTCTCTATGAACTGGAATGATAGATGGAGTGGTCAGGGAACACTTGACTGGAATATATCAGAAGGATTTAAATTAAAAATCGATGCGTTTGGTAGTCTTGAGAAAAGTAGATTTTATAATCACATTTATAGACTTAATCCAAATGGAGATATGGGAGGAACAAGCAAGGGTTATAGTCTGTTTGCAAATTTAACTCATCTTATTTATACAAACACTTATCAAGAGCTATCATTTGCATATAAATTTAATGAATTTATTTCAAGACTGTATGATGACCCCTATGATTCACGTTATGTTCATCCAGATTCAATGAATGTTCCAGGTTATCACTTTTTAAGAGCAGGAACAAATCTTAATAGATTTCAACGTAATACTGAAAGTTTTATTATAAAGTGGAGTTTCACCAGCCAATTAGATAAAATTAATTTAGCTAAAATTGGTGCAGAATTACAGTTCGATAAATTATTTTATGAAAATATTACTTTAATTCCAGAAGTATTACCTAATGGTCAACAAGTTGTTCCATTCAGACCATATATTCAGGGGATTGAATCACCACAACACGATCGATTCAATCGAAATCCTTTTAAGTTCAGTGCCTTTATTCAAGATAAAATTGAATTTGAAAGCTTGATTATAAATGTTGGTCTCCGTTATGATTTATTTAATCCAAATGGTAAGATTCCAGTTGATCCAAGTGATCCAAATATTTTTAATCCATTTAAGCTCGAACACATTTATAAAGATTTGAATAACGATGGAAAAATTGGACTCGATGAACAAAGAGAAGACAATAAATTTACACTTGCAGAAAAAGAAGCATTCTGGTATAAAAAAGCATCTATAAAATCACAATTAAGTCCTCGTGTTGGTATTGCATATCCAATTACAGATAAAGGGATTATACGATTTTCATATGGAATTTTTCAACAGATTCCTGAGTACAGCCAGCTTTACTTAGGAGATCAATTTAAATTAACTTCTGCTCAGGGTATTCAAGGACCTTTTGGAAATAATGATCTTAAACCACAAAAAACTACAATCTACGAGCTTGGACTTCAACAACAATTTTTTGAAGACTTTGCTCTGGATGTAACAGCATTTTATCGTGATATTCGTGACTGGATTTCTTCAAGTCAACCTATTCCTACTTTCCTTGCTGGAATTTCTTATTCACAAAGAATTAATAGAGACTTTGCTAATGTACGGGGTATAACATTAGCAATTAACAAACGATTTACAAATAATTATTCATTTGGTGTTGATTACACATTTCAAATTGCAGAAGGTACAAATTCTTCGCCAGACCAAGAATTCTTTTCACAGTTAAATGGAGCTGAGCCAACTAAAATTCTTTCTCCTTTAGATTGGGATCAAACTCATACTTTCAATGCTAATTTATATGTTGGTGATGTTGACTGGGGTTTAAGTCTAATTTTTAACTTTTACACAGGTCAACCATATACTCCAACTTACATAGCAGGAGCTTATACTGGAAGAAATGTTCTAAGTGGTCTTGCTCAAAACAGTAGACGTAAACCATCAATTGCAAGACTTGATCTTGAATTACACAAGAACTTTAATTTTTCATTTCTGGATATTCAATTATTCTTAAAAGTTTTCAATCTACTTGATGCAAAAAATCCTGTGATTGTATTCGGAGATACTGGTAAACCAGATTTTACAATTGAAGAACTTCAGGTTCGTGATTACGATCCAGGATGGTTTGATTATCCAAACTTTTATAGTGAACCAAGAAATATTTACATCGGAACAAAAATTTACTTGAAATAA